ATCGCGGCTCAAACAGGGCGCCAGGTTTCGAGCAAAAAGCTGCGCTTGTTGGAGTAATCGGGTTAGGCCTGCTCTCGTCCTGGTATCTCAACTTTCTATTCGCGGCGAGCGGCTCACTGCTTCCGGTTCCGGGAGACTATGTCGAATACGGCGTCGCCCTCGTCCTCTTCCCTGCTCTCACGCTAGGTTTGGGCTTCGTGGCGTTTCGCAGCCCGAAGTGACCACAAGTCGCCCTCGACCTAGACCTCGCCGCCCGTGGCCGCAGGTCCGCCTCCGGCCCGATGAACCTTGGCCAGACCGATCACTTCATGAGACCGGCGCGCCGTAGAGCGTCTTCAATGACTGTCTGAATTGCCGGTTGACTAGCCGACGTGTGTGTATCGGGCTGTGCTCGCAGCTCCGCATGTCCATCATGAACCAGTCGGGTGATAGAGTCACTCTCGACAGCTTCATCCGTGACAATGCCCCAGAAGCGACAAATCAGGCGGGTGGAGGAAATGCCTGCCTCGAGCATGAATGGTGCGGCTTGCTCGCCATGGCGAGTGCTATGGGTGTCCAAGGGCGTTCCATGGCCAAGACCGGCGATGCTGTATTCCTCGATCACTTCGCGGCCACTTGAGTCGACCCACACGCGATGGGCGTGTCCGTGTACCAGATCAGACCTGGCAGGATTCTTCGGTGCACCGTGTAGCGATCTCCATTGCTCTATGATTGCCGAGGCATTGGATTGATCCACGGTCTGATCAGCGGTTCCATGCCAGACGGACAGGGTAGGCCACTTGCCGTCATGAGGCGATGCGGCGCTAACCAGTTCCGCCAGTGCCTCCGGACGCGGGCCCCCATGTCCGCGCATTCGGTCAAACGCCTCCGGAACGGAACTCGCCACGCCGAACGGCAAGCCTGCAATCACTGCACCGCCAGCGAATACCTCGGGATATGTTGCGAGCATGGCCGCAGCCATCGCGCCCCCGGCCGACAAGCCGGTGATAAAGACGCGCCGACGGTTGGATACATGCCGCACCTTCGCGCTCTCGACCATCTGTCGGATGGACAAGGCCTCGCCTTTTCCGCGGGCTGCATCGTCCGGTGAAAACCAATTGAAGCACAGGTTCGGATTATTGATGCGTTGCTGCTCCGGATAGAGCAGCAGAAACCCATGCTGATCTGCGAGCCTCGACCAGCCCGAGCTTTCATCATAGCCCGCCGCGTTCTGCGTGCATCCGTGGAGAACAACGACAAGTGGGGCTCCCGGCCCGGCAGTTTCGGGCACGTATAGCCAAGCGTTGAGTTGTCCGGGGTCGATCCGAAATCACCGAAGGCTCTCAGGCGTTTGCTGCTAGGTGAATGTTGGGGCAGGCGCCGCAGGCGGACCAGGGTGTCAGACAAACTACGCACAGGGCAAACTCCGGAAGAACGATGACAGCGTCGGACTTTGCTGCACTGCA
This portion of the Sphingomonas limnosediminicola genome encodes:
- a CDS encoding extracellular catalytic domain type 1 short-chain-length polyhydroxyalkanoate depolymerase produces the protein MPETAGPGAPLVVVLHGCTQNAAGYDESSGWSRLADQHGFLLLYPEQQRINNPNLCFNWFSPDDAARGKGEALSIRQMVESAKVRHVSNRRRVFITGLSAGGAMAAAMLATYPEVFAGGAVIAGLPFGVASSVPEAFDRMRGHGGPRPEALAELVSAASPHDGKWPTLSVWHGTADQTVDQSNASAIIEQWRSLHGAPKNPARSDLVHGHAHRVWVDSSGREVIEEYSIAGLGHGTPLDTHSTRHGEQAAPFMLEAGISSTRLICRFWGIVTDEAVESDSITRLVHDGHAELRAQPDTHTSASQPAIQTVIEDALRRAGLMK